AACATAGCCAGTCGGCCGCGCCTGTCGCTTATTCTTCACATAGTCCACCACAGCCTTCGCCAAAGCATAGAAATGCTTGCTGGCCTTATACCTCATCTTCGCCAGCGCGGAATCGCAATCGGTCTTGTCGGCTCGGCAATGGTATACCATGTTCTTAGTGTTGGCTTTTACCATCTCTTCACGGAGCACTTGGTATTTGTTGTCCGTGGACAGCATTTGGGCGAAACGGACGTTTACTGATAGAATTATTGTTTTGATTATaacataaatacgagtatggaattattgttttaattataacataaatatggaattattgttttaatttaaacataaattaaatgaacacgagttgcaaattaccgcacatgtattgtattgtacaacgttttacatatggcccttaaaatttttgacatagaCACATATTGTCCTTAATCTCGCCCGAGGGCTGTAAAGTAGTAccatatgtaaaaaatattaagtgtAGTAGTATTCAGGTATTATGTGATACTTACATCCGGCACCGACAAGATACCCATCTCCTCGTCCAATGTAAAATAGCACCA
The sequence above is a segment of the Cydia fagiglandana chromosome 9, ilCydFagi1.1, whole genome shotgun sequence genome. Coding sequences within it:
- the LOC134667614 gene encoding uncharacterized protein LOC134667614, translating into MRVAVICLVLFYIGRGDGYLVGAGLNVRFAQMLSTDNKYQVLREEMVKANTKNMVYHCRADKTDCDSALAKMRYKASKHFYALAKAVVDYVKNKRQARPTGYVGTATFCQDNICVPDTDPPIVFGGCYTLISCGGNNTWHLDPVIYKGKKNRFY